In the genome of Monodelphis domestica isolate mMonDom1 chromosome 2, mMonDom1.pri, whole genome shotgun sequence, one region contains:
- the LOC100023971 gene encoding zinc finger protein 345-like isoform X2, translating to MAFEWDRLRAPEVVTFQDVAVDFTREEWRLLSPPQKKLYKEVMLENAQNLLSVEGEIRPEMKATPTEMIPLVEETDQQRLMSDIPHNTACREFCVKSQNSSHMGHQKMYSEEKSGEWKFGKTFRMRQKCDISQRIHTGEKLYECKHCGKTFSRSSSLTIHQRIHTGEKPYKCNHCGKIFRCSTNLARHQRIHTGEKPYECKQCGKTFSQSFSLAQHKRIHTGEKPFACKECGKTFNERSRLAIHQRIHTGEKPYECKQCGKTFTENSSLVVHQRIHTGEKPYECKQCGKTFSQSFSLAQHKRIHTGEKPYECKQCGKTFSQRSHHVKHQRIHTGEKPYECKRCGKTFTERFHHVKHQAIHIGEKPYECKQCGKTFTQRSSLAIHQRIHTGEKPYECKHCGKTFSQRSSLTLHQRIHTGEKPYKCSHCGKIFRCSSNLARHQRIHTGEKPYECKQCGKTFRQSSDLTQHQRIHTGEKPYESKQCEKIFNERSSLAIHQRIHTGEKPYECKQCGKTFTENSSLVVHQGIHTGEKPYEYKQCGNTFSQRSSLAIHQRIHIGEKLYECKHCGKTFSQRSSLTIHQRIHTGEKPYKCNHCGKIFRCSTNLARHQRIHTGEKPYECKQCGKTFRQSSDLTQHQRIHTGEKPYECKQCGKTFNERSRLAIHQRIHTGEKPYECKQCGKTFTESSSLVVHQRIHTGEKPYECKQCGKTFSQSSSLAQHKRIHTGEKPYECKQCGKTFSQRSHHVTHQRIHTGEKPYECSHCGKTFARSSTLAQHKRIHTGEKPYECKQCGKTFSQRSSLAIHQRTHTGEYP from the coding sequence aaggAGAGATCAGACCAGAAATGAAGGCAACTCCAACAGAGATGATCCCTTTAGTGGAAGAAACGGACCAGCAAAGACTCATGAGTGATATTCCACATAACACAGCTTGTAGAGAATTCTGTGTTAAATCTCAAAATTCATCCCATATGGGACATCAAAAAATGTACTCTGAGGAAAAGTCTGGTGAATGGAAATTTGGAAAGACATTCAGAATGAGACAGAAATGTGATATATCTCAGAGAATCCACACGggagagaaactttatgaatgtaagcattgtggaaagacattcagtagGAGCTCCAGTCTGACTATACATCAGAGAatacacactggggagaaaccgtATAAATGCAATCATTGTGGAAAGATATTCAGATGTAGCACTAACCTTGctcgacatcagagaatccacactggggagaaaccttatgaatgcaagcaatgtggaaagacattcagccAGAGTTTTAGTCTCGCTCAGCataagagaatccacactggagagaaaccttttgcaTGCAaagaatgtggaaagacattcaatgAGAGATCCAGGCTTGCTATACATCAGAggatccacactggggagaaaccttatgaatgcaagcagtgtggaaagacattcactgAGAACTCCAGTcttgttgtacatcagagaatccacactggtgagaaaccttatgaatgcaagcaatgtggaaagacattcagccAGAGTTTTAGTCTTGCTCAGCataagagaattcacactggagaaaaaccttatgaatgcaaacaatgtggaaagacattcagtcagagatcCCATCAtgttaaacatcagagaattcacactggtgagaaaccttatgaatgcaagagatgtggaaagacattcactgAGAGATTCCATCATGTTAAACACCAGGCAATCCAcattggtgagaaaccttatgaatgcaagcaatgtggaaagacattcactcaGAGATCCAgtcttgctatacatcagagaatccacactggggagaaaccttatgaatgtaagcattgtggaaagacattcagtcagagatcCAGTCTGACTCTACATCAGAGAatacacactggggagaaaccgtATAAATGCAGTCATTGTGGAAAAATATTCAGATGCAGCTCTAACCTTGCtcgacatcagagaattcacactggggagaaaccttatgaatgcaaacaatgtggaaagacattcagacaGAGCTCTGATCTTACTCAGcaccagagaatccacactggagagaaaccttatgaatccAAACAATGTGAAAAGATATTCAATGAGAGATCCAgtcttgctatacatcagaggatccacactggggagaaaccttatgaatgcaagcagtgtggaaagacattcactgAGAACTCCAGTCTTGTTGTACATCAgggaatccacactggagagaaaccttatgaatacAAGCAATGTGGAAACACATTCAGTCAGAGATCCAgtcttgctatacatcagagaatccacattggcgagaaactttatgaatgtaagCATTGTGgcaagacattcagtcagagatcCAGTCTGACTATACATCAGAGAatacacactggggagaaaccgtATAAATGCAATCATTGTGGAAAGATATTCAGATGCAGCACTAACCTCGctcgacatcagagaatccacactggggagaaaccttatgaatgcaagcaatgtggaaagacattcagacaGAGCTCTGATCTTACTCAGcaccagagaatccacactggagagaaaccttatgaatgcaaacaatgtggaaagacattcaatgAGAGATCCAGGCTTGCTATACATCAGaggatccacactggagagaaaccttatgaatgcaagcagtgtggaaagacattcactgAGAGCTCCAGTcttgttgtacatcagagaatccacactggagagaaaccttatgaatgcaagcaatgtggaaagacattcagccAGAGTTCTAGTCTTGCTCAGCataagagaattcacactggagaaaaaccttatgaatgcaaacaatgtggaaagacattcagtcagagatcCCATCATgttacacatcagagaatccacactggtgagaaaccttatgaatgcagtCATTGTGGAAAGACATTTGCCCGGAGCTCTACTCTTGCTCAGCataagagaattcacactggagagaaaccttatgaatgcaagcaatgtggaaagacattcagtcagagatccagtcttgctatacatcagagaacCCACACTGGGGAGTAtccttaa